In Nitrospira sp., one genomic interval encodes:
- a CDS encoding phosphotransferase: MAVLKKSALERYLRDRFGPSTEVLAYGPIGKETSGAQYKQYGYGAPVRLTFRVEGQVRQAVLGTMSPGPFGHEHPADRAQAMLWDYACYSRLPKHIAALDVGAFTARNDLMSVAAAKEFFLLTQWSEGETYNKDLERLAQAAKPTAMDRKRVTALADYLATIHRVKHRDPQLYRRRLRELLGHGECIMGLTDSYPDRFAFISQELLESIETACNRWRWRLRAKHARLSQVHGDFHPWNVLFRRGTDFSVLDRSRGEWGEPADDVTSMSINYLFFSLCRHGTLTGSLETLFQSFWERYLTQSGDRAVLETTAPFFAFRGLVLASPLWYPKLSVGIRRKIFRFIENVLAADRFDPADVKRYYA, translated from the coding sequence ATGGCGGTGCTGAAGAAGTCTGCGCTGGAACGCTACCTTCGGGACCGGTTCGGTCCTTCCACGGAGGTGCTGGCTTATGGTCCGATCGGGAAAGAAACCAGCGGCGCCCAATACAAACAATATGGCTATGGCGCGCCGGTCCGCCTGACCTTTCGGGTGGAGGGGCAGGTGCGACAGGCCGTCTTGGGGACGATGAGTCCGGGCCCCTTCGGCCACGAACATCCGGCCGACCGGGCACAGGCAATGCTCTGGGACTATGCCTGTTATAGCCGCCTGCCGAAACACATCGCAGCGCTGGATGTCGGGGCCTTTACCGCCCGCAACGACTTGATGTCGGTGGCGGCGGCAAAGGAATTTTTCCTGCTCACCCAGTGGTCGGAAGGGGAGACCTACAACAAGGATCTCGAACGGTTGGCGCAGGCGGCCAAGCCGACCGCCATGGATCGGAAGCGAGTGACGGCGCTCGCCGACTATCTGGCCACGATTCACCGGGTGAAACATCGTGACCCGCAGCTCTACCGGCGGCGGCTGCGGGAATTGCTCGGTCACGGCGAATGCATCATGGGCCTGACCGACAGTTACCCCGACCGGTTTGCGTTCATTTCCCAAGAGCTGCTCGAATCGATCGAAACCGCCTGCAACCGCTGGCGCTGGCGATTGCGGGCGAAACATGCGCGTCTCTCGCAAGTGCACGGTGACTTCCATCCCTGGAACGTGCTCTTTCGGCGCGGCACCGATTTCTCGGTGCTCGACCGTTCGCGTGGCGAATGGGGTGAACCAGCCGACGACGTCACCTCGATGTCGATCAACTATCTGTTTTTCTCGCTCTGCCGCCATGGCACGTTGACAGGGTCGCTGGAAACGCTTTTTCAGAGCTTCTGGGAGCGGTACTTGACCCAGAGCGGTGACCGCGCCGTGCTGGAGACCACCGCGCCGTTCTTTGCCTTTCGCGGCCTCGTGCTCGCCAGCCCGCTCTGGTATCCGAAACTCTCGGTCGGCATCCGGCGGAAGATCTTCCGCTTCATCGAAAACGTTTTGGCAGCGGACCGGTTCGATCCGGCCGATGTGAAGCGGTATTACGCGTGA
- a CDS encoding zinc ribbon domain-containing protein has protein sequence MPMYDYTCLDCGKESLIVVTLKQHEKGEVQCPKCGSTKLQQHFSPFIAHTTKKS, from the coding sequence ATGCCCATGTACGACTATACCTGTTTGGATTGCGGCAAAGAGTCGTTGATCGTCGTCACGCTCAAACAACATGAAAAGGGCGAGGTGCAATGCCCGAAATGCGGCAGCACCAAACTACAACAGCACTTTTCGCCCTTCATCGCCCACACGACGAAGAAGAGTTGA
- a CDS encoding HPF/RaiA family ribosome-associated protein, producing MNLEIESRNVAMTPRWKTEIEARMADLQRGHDDIIHGRVTLTKNRHHKKLDNVAEALVLVTVPTRHTMTARKEDKTFEEAIRAAFDAVAIELRKFREKRANKVVRTEPLPPLHGVVSKLFPDEGYGFILKDGGGEVYFHKNSLKGLSFEKLEDGQEVVFEEEPGEKGLHATIVQPPPTLKL from the coding sequence ATGAACCTAGAAATCGAGAGCCGCAATGTCGCCATGACCCCCCGATGGAAAACCGAAATCGAAGCCCGCATGGCCGACCTGCAACGAGGCCATGACGATATCATCCATGGACGCGTCACCCTCACCAAGAACCGCCACCACAAGAAGCTGGACAATGTCGCGGAAGCCTTGGTGCTGGTCACGGTCCCGACCCGCCACACCATGACCGCCCGCAAGGAAGACAAGACCTTCGAGGAAGCCATTCGGGCCGCCTTCGACGCGGTGGCGATCGAATTGCGCAAATTCCGTGAGAAGCGCGCCAACAAAGTCGTTCGCACGGAACCCCTGCCGCCACTGCATGGCGTGGTGAGCAAACTCTTCCCGGATGAGGGCTACGGCTTCATCCTGAAGGACGGCGGCGGAGAAGTGTATTTTCACAAAAACTCCCTCAAGGGCCTCTCGTTCGAGAAGCTGGAAGATGGTCAAGAGGTGGTCTTTGAAGAGGAACCAGGTGAAAAGGGCCTGCATGCCACAATCGTTCAACCACCCCCGACGCTGAAACTGTAG
- a CDS encoding alpha amylase C-terminal domain-containing protein, with amino-acid sequence MPASLNHIHADTPMGANLVADGATFRVWAPQAKAVYVLGDFNRRRRNDASLLTRDGQGHWRGFVRGVKDRQRYMFYVVGEGGEGLKRDPYARELESPFPAECIIRRTDFPWHESGYVTPPFHEFVIYQLHVGTFFTPNLPRKGGTFLDVARKVPYLAELGVTALQLMPIQEFQTSFSLGYNGTDYFSPEMDFAVPDAELTPYVTALNRLLTARGLRRYQAKDLRGEMNQLKALVDLCHLHGLAVLLDVVYNHAGGDFGDQSLYFFDRQPVEGGQRHSLYFTEKGHAGGLVFDFEKPEVRDFLIQNAKFFLREYRVDGFRYDQVSVIDHDGAPQGWRFCQDLTDTLHAQRPQALNLAEYWNVNPYVVKPTPEGAGFDTTLTDGLRLAIRDVIGNAAAPDERPLNMSGLARSLWPEGFTEPWRFVQGPENHDIVYRGRELRIARLGDPDHPRSWFARSRARVATGLSLTAPGIPMLFMGQEFLEDKQWADDFVAHADLLLYWEGLDRGDKQMQDHLRFTRELLALRRRLPALRGGGVRVLHVHDANRVLAFHRWVEGEGRDVIVAVSLANFTRVGYRIGFPVGGPWREVFNSDVYEGWVNAGVMGNGGLVTAEPQPLHGYGFSAAVVLPANSLMVFAR; translated from the coding sequence ATGCCTGCCTCACTCAACCACATCCATGCTGATACGCCGATGGGGGCGAACCTCGTGGCCGACGGGGCCACCTTCCGGGTCTGGGCACCGCAGGCCAAGGCGGTCTACGTCCTGGGAGACTTCAATCGACGCCGGCGCAACGACGCCTCGCTGCTGACGCGCGACGGACAGGGCCATTGGCGGGGGTTCGTCCGAGGCGTCAAGGATCGGCAGCGCTACATGTTCTACGTCGTGGGCGAAGGAGGCGAGGGGCTGAAGCGCGACCCCTATGCCCGTGAGTTGGAATCACCCTTCCCCGCCGAATGCATCATCCGCCGGACGGATTTCCCGTGGCATGAGAGCGGCTACGTCACCCCGCCGTTCCATGAATTCGTCATCTACCAACTCCATGTCGGCACCTTCTTCACGCCGAACCTGCCGCGCAAGGGCGGCACGTTTCTCGACGTGGCGCGCAAGGTACCGTATCTGGCCGAGTTGGGCGTGACGGCGTTGCAACTCATGCCCATCCAGGAATTTCAGACCAGCTTCAGCCTCGGTTACAACGGCACTGATTACTTTTCGCCGGAGATGGACTTTGCCGTTCCTGATGCGGAGCTGACGCCCTACGTCACGGCGTTGAATCGCCTGCTGACGGCACGGGGCCTGCGCCGCTACCAGGCCAAAGATTTACGCGGCGAAATGAATCAGCTGAAGGCGCTGGTCGATCTCTGTCATCTACACGGGTTGGCGGTGCTGCTCGACGTGGTCTACAACCATGCGGGCGGCGACTTCGGCGACCAGAGCCTCTATTTCTTCGATCGTCAGCCCGTCGAGGGTGGGCAGCGGCACTCCCTGTATTTCACCGAGAAGGGCCATGCGGGTGGGCTGGTCTTCGATTTCGAAAAACCGGAGGTACGGGACTTTCTGATCCAAAACGCCAAGTTCTTCCTCCGCGAATATCGCGTGGACGGCTTCCGCTACGACCAGGTCAGCGTGATCGACCACGACGGTGCGCCGCAGGGCTGGCGGTTTTGCCAAGACCTCACCGATACGCTCCATGCGCAGCGGCCGCAGGCCCTGAACCTGGCGGAGTATTGGAATGTGAATCCCTATGTCGTGAAACCGACCCCGGAGGGCGCCGGATTCGACACGACCCTGACCGACGGGTTGCGCTTAGCCATTCGGGATGTCATCGGTAACGCCGCTGCGCCAGACGAACGTCCGCTGAACATGAGCGGCCTGGCCCGCAGCCTCTGGCCGGAGGGCTTCACGGAGCCCTGGCGGTTCGTTCAGGGGCCGGAGAACCACGACATCGTGTATCGTGGCCGGGAGTTGCGCATTGCGCGACTTGGCGATCCGGACCATCCGCGCTCGTGGTTCGCCCGCAGCCGGGCGCGTGTCGCCACGGGACTGAGCCTCACCGCGCCCGGCATTCCGATGCTCTTTATGGGGCAGGAATTCTTGGAGGACAAGCAATGGGCGGACGACTTCGTCGCCCACGCCGACCTCCTGCTCTATTGGGAAGGGCTCGACCGAGGCGACAAGCAGATGCAGGACCATCTACGGTTCACCCGCGAGTTGCTGGCCTTGCGGCGCCGCTTGCCGGCTCTGCGAGGCGGCGGCGTCCGCGTGCTGCACGTACATGATGCCAATCGCGTCCTGGCCTTTCACCGGTGGGTGGAAGGGGAAGGGCGGGATGTGATCGTGGCGGTGAGTCTCGCCAATTTTACCCGCGTCGGGTACCGCATCGGATTTCCCGTCGGCGGCCCCTGGCGCGAGGTCTTCAACAGCGACGTCTACGAAGGGTGGGTCAACGCCGGCGTGATGGGTAACGGTGGATTGGTGACGGCCGAGCCGCAACCGCTGCATGGCTACGGTTTTTCCGCCGCCGTCGTGCTCCCCGCCAACAGCCTCATGGTCTTTGCGCGGTAG
- a CDS encoding AAA family ATPase, whose product MSDKHKLPASLLAPTIDPGRLGFEDTSEIEPLDETIGQERAVEALEFGLQMKSVGFNIFVSGPVGTGKGTLVRQMVKRMAQSAPPPSDLCYVHNFQDASRPICLAFPAGQGAAFKREMGTFIEGLRHDIPAAFEGKKYLDAKAKIIEETEGRKKALFHELTKLCRERGFGFEETPVGFGLVPLKNDRPMSEKDMEELSEQAQESLTERRKSLESDLREFHVRMHALEREAEQGLHHLDRQIVANVMQGAYETLQRTYQALKPVTTHLQRVHHDIIHQYKDFLPHSGPILPIPGLEQVRRPDMTRFAVNLIVSHDATAGAPVVEEPHPTYGNLIGKIERRAHLGVMYTDFTEIKAGAMLQANGGYLILQALDVLRQPFTWDALKRVIKTGAVTIEDPGEFYGFATAGLRPEPIPVSVKVILVGTSMIYHLLQAYEEDFSKLFKVKADFDVEVPHDERQERQYARFIAKLCREESLPHFGADAVAEVIRQGFRFADRHDRLSLRFSLVSDLIREAGYWAKKDGHSFVTRADVESALDHQRHRADLPEQWIQDEIREGTLMVDLQGEVVGQVNGLSVYQLGDYAFGRPTRITARTYVGTKGLIDIQREVELAGEIHSKGVMTLAGFLAGKFAGTQPFALSATLTFEQTYSEVEGDSAAVAELTAVLSSLANLPIRQALAVTGSVNQLGEIQPIGGVNEKIEGFFESCRRRGLTGSQGVIIPSRNIKHLALNRKVVEAVEAGLFTVYAVDTIEDALELLTGVPAGERGPDGLYPHDSVYGRTAARLAEMAQIVACWGEGEGDTEKVNR is encoded by the coding sequence ATGTCGGACAAACACAAGCTCCCCGCCAGCCTGCTGGCCCCCACCATCGACCCAGGCCGGTTGGGTTTCGAGGACACCAGCGAGATCGAACCGCTCGATGAAACCATCGGACAGGAGCGGGCGGTCGAGGCGCTGGAGTTCGGCCTGCAGATGAAGAGCGTCGGCTTCAATATCTTCGTGTCCGGCCCGGTCGGCACGGGGAAGGGAACGCTCGTGCGGCAGATGGTCAAGCGGATGGCGCAGTCCGCGCCGCCGCCGTCGGACCTCTGCTACGTCCACAACTTTCAGGACGCGTCACGGCCCATCTGCCTGGCCTTCCCCGCCGGACAGGGCGCCGCGTTCAAACGCGAAATGGGCACCTTCATCGAGGGCCTCCGGCACGACATTCCCGCCGCGTTCGAAGGCAAGAAGTATCTGGATGCCAAGGCCAAGATCATCGAAGAGACCGAAGGCCGAAAGAAGGCCCTGTTTCATGAGCTGACCAAGCTCTGTCGCGAACGCGGCTTCGGGTTCGAGGAAACGCCGGTCGGCTTCGGGCTCGTGCCCCTGAAGAACGATCGGCCCATGAGCGAAAAGGACATGGAGGAGCTGTCCGAGCAAGCGCAGGAGAGCCTGACCGAACGCCGGAAGTCGCTGGAGAGCGACCTGCGCGAGTTTCACGTGCGCATGCACGCGCTGGAACGCGAGGCCGAACAGGGCCTGCATCACCTGGATCGCCAAATCGTGGCCAACGTCATGCAAGGGGCCTACGAGACGTTGCAGCGAACCTATCAAGCGCTCAAACCCGTCACCACGCACTTGCAGCGGGTCCACCACGACATCATTCACCAATACAAAGACTTCCTCCCCCACAGCGGCCCGATCCTTCCGATCCCAGGGTTGGAACAGGTGCGTCGCCCCGACATGACGCGCTTCGCCGTGAATCTCATCGTGTCTCATGATGCGACGGCCGGCGCGCCGGTGGTAGAAGAACCCCACCCGACCTACGGCAATCTCATCGGCAAGATCGAGCGGCGGGCGCACTTGGGGGTCATGTATACGGACTTCACCGAGATCAAGGCCGGCGCCATGCTGCAGGCCAACGGCGGGTACCTGATCCTGCAGGCCCTCGACGTGTTGCGTCAACCCTTTACCTGGGATGCATTGAAGCGGGTCATCAAAACCGGCGCCGTCACGATCGAGGACCCCGGCGAGTTCTACGGCTTCGCCACGGCAGGGCTTAGGCCGGAACCGATCCCGGTGTCGGTCAAGGTGATTCTGGTGGGCACGTCGATGATCTACCACCTCCTGCAGGCCTACGAGGAAGACTTTTCGAAACTCTTCAAGGTGAAGGCCGATTTCGACGTCGAGGTGCCGCATGACGAGCGGCAGGAGCGACAATATGCCCGCTTCATCGCCAAACTGTGCCGGGAGGAGTCGCTCCCGCATTTCGGCGCCGACGCGGTGGCGGAAGTCATCCGGCAAGGGTTCCGCTTTGCCGACCGCCACGACCGGCTGTCCCTGCGCTTCAGCCTGGTCAGCGACTTGATCCGCGAAGCCGGCTATTGGGCCAAGAAGGACGGCCATTCCTTCGTGACACGCGCGGATGTCGAATCGGCCTTGGACCACCAGCGCCATCGAGCCGATCTGCCGGAACAGTGGATCCAGGACGAAATCCGCGAGGGCACCCTGATGGTCGACCTGCAGGGCGAAGTGGTCGGCCAGGTCAACGGGCTTTCCGTCTATCAACTGGGCGACTATGCGTTCGGCCGCCCCACCAGAATCACGGCGCGCACCTATGTCGGCACGAAGGGCCTCATCGACATTCAACGTGAAGTCGAGTTGGCCGGAGAGATCCACAGTAAGGGGGTCATGACGCTGGCGGGATTCCTGGCAGGGAAGTTCGCCGGGACTCAGCCCTTCGCGTTGAGTGCGACCCTGACGTTCGAACAGACTTATTCCGAGGTCGAAGGCGACAGCGCCGCCGTCGCGGAGCTGACCGCCGTGCTCTCCAGCCTGGCGAATCTTCCCATCCGCCAAGCGCTGGCCGTCACGGGCTCGGTCAACCAGCTGGGAGAAATCCAACCCATCGGCGGCGTGAACGAAAAGATCGAGGGCTTTTTCGAATCCTGCCGGCGCCGCGGGTTGACGGGCTCGCAGGGAGTGATCATCCCCTCTCGCAACATCAAACACCTGGCCCTGAATCGGAAGGTCGTGGAGGCGGTGGAGGCCGGCCTGTTCACCGTCTACGCGGTGGATACCATCGAAGATGCCCTCGAACTCCTGACCGGCGTCCCCGCCGGCGAACGAGGCCCCGACGGCCTGTATCCGCACGACAGTGTCTACGGCCGGACGGCGGCGCGGCTCGCGGAGATGGCCCAAATCGTCGCCTGCTGGGGAGAGGGTGAAGGGGATACGGAGAAGGTCAACCGGTAG
- a CDS encoding adenylyl-sulfate kinase: MKPSPFALWLTGLPASGKSSIVASLTPRLQALGLDAEVLESDELRRILTPTASYSQEERDVFYRAMTFMGSRLLAHGVNVIFDATASRQVYRDFARSLIPQLLEVSIDCPLEVCMARDKKGTYQRGLAGESSTVPGLQVPYEKPAKPDLTIDTTVLSSDGAAEQILALIQARRPA; the protein is encoded by the coding sequence ATGAAGCCATCGCCCTTCGCGCTCTGGCTCACGGGCCTTCCGGCCTCGGGCAAGAGTTCGATCGTCGCGAGTCTGACACCGAGACTGCAGGCCTTGGGGCTGGACGCCGAGGTGTTGGAGTCGGACGAACTCCGCCGGATCCTGACGCCGACGGCCAGTTACTCTCAGGAGGAGCGCGATGTGTTTTATCGCGCCATGACCTTCATGGGGTCGCGGTTGTTGGCGCATGGGGTGAACGTGATCTTCGATGCCACCGCCAGCCGCCAGGTCTATCGGGACTTTGCCCGGTCGTTGATTCCGCAGCTGCTGGAGGTGTCGATCGATTGTCCGCTGGAGGTGTGCATGGCCCGTGACAAAAAAGGCACCTACCAGCGAGGCCTCGCGGGCGAATCGTCCACCGTGCCGGGTCTGCAGGTGCCCTATGAAAAGCCAGCCAAGCCGGATCTCACGATCGATACGACGGTGCTCTCGTCCGACGGGGCCGCGGAGCAGATCCTGGCGTTGATTCAAGCTCGTCGTCCTGCTTGA
- a CDS encoding transglycosylase SLT domain-containing protein: protein MASDFSSSESQGRHRRGRRSKSRRGWGTFLRAALRTLPLTIRLGVVAALLVVFGAGVNWAYHAAHKPTEVFFALDEALDKRPFETWREYGPLFRKHATAVITPELLAALAQVEGAGNPVARTYWRWQPSWNPLELYRPASSAVGMFQITDATFEQAKRYCVHNHRVVERGALQDVNACWFNSLYSRILPSHAIELTSALLDRGITESLARHRPVSLRQKQDLAAIIHLCGLGAGQAYVARGLRPAPHQRCGAHDVRGYLDRVNTMKRQFARLAAGESLLRIARPR from the coding sequence ATGGCGTCGGATTTTTCGTCCAGCGAATCGCAGGGTCGCCACCGGCGGGGCCGCCGTTCGAAATCGCGGCGGGGCTGGGGGACGTTCTTGCGAGCCGCGTTGCGGACCCTGCCCTTGACGATCCGGCTCGGAGTCGTCGCGGCCTTGCTCGTCGTGTTCGGCGCGGGGGTGAACTGGGCCTACCATGCGGCCCACAAGCCGACCGAAGTGTTCTTTGCGTTGGACGAGGCGCTGGACAAACGCCCCTTTGAAACCTGGCGGGAGTACGGCCCGCTGTTCCGCAAACATGCCACCGCCGTCATCACGCCGGAGCTGTTGGCGGCGCTGGCCCAGGTGGAAGGCGCGGGTAATCCCGTAGCGCGCACCTATTGGCGCTGGCAGCCGAGTTGGAATCCGCTCGAACTGTACCGACCGGCGTCGAGCGCGGTGGGCATGTTTCAAATCACCGACGCGACCTTCGAACAGGCGAAACGCTATTGCGTCCACAACCATCGCGTGGTGGAGCGGGGAGCGCTCCAGGACGTGAACGCCTGCTGGTTCAACAGCCTCTACAGCCGCATCCTGCCGAGCCACGCCATCGAACTGACCTCCGCCCTGCTGGACCGTGGCATCACCGAGAGCCTCGCGCGCCATCGACCGGTGAGCCTCAGGCAGAAGCAAGACTTGGCCGCGATCATCCATCTCTGCGGGCTCGGCGCCGGACAGGCCTACGTCGCGCGCGGCCTCAGGCCGGCACCGCACCAACGTTGCGGCGCCCATGACGTCCGTGGCTACCTCGACCGCGTCAACACCATGAAGCGGCAATTCGCGCGGCTCGCGGCGGGAGAAAGCCTGCTGCGGATCGCGCGGCCCCGCTGA